The Cololabis saira isolate AMF1-May2022 chromosome 20, fColSai1.1, whole genome shotgun sequence genome includes a window with the following:
- the LOC133420521 gene encoding transmembrane protein 272-like, whose product MSDSTKSDSPKYERVNLCELAHRVSQHPPHVQVFSKLVFCVMPVAQIAVGAVHLYDCPRQPFIPMCLIVVGVFSLSLAVLPCLPFIQLLKNDASTLMGRICTTWNSLISIVIFLWFITGNVWIYSIYQPNYNKNTTFVDPYCDEQLYLFSFWTTTLVYILLGSALLLSLGLFLCFRVAIPDDDDD is encoded by the exons ATGTCAGACTCTACAAAAAGTGACTCACCTAAATACGAAAG GGTAAATCTCTGTGAACTAGCTCACAGGGTTTCTCAGCACCCACCGCATGTTCAAG TTTTTTCAAAGCTGGTCTTCTGTGTCATGCCCGTTGCTCAGATTGCAGTCG GGGCAGTGCACCTGTATGACTGTCCGCGGCAGCCCTTCATCCCCATGTGCCTGATAGTTGTGGGCGTCTTCAGCCTCTCTCTGGCAGTGCTCCCCTGCCTTCCCTTCATCCAGCTGCTCAAAAACGACGCTTCCACCCTGATGGGCAGGATCTGCACAACCTGGAACTCACTCATCTCTATCGTCATCTTCCTCTGGTTTATTACTG GTAATGTGTGGATCTACTCCATTTATCAGCCAAACTACAACAAGAACACCACGTTTGTAGATCCCTACTGCGACGAGCAGCTCTACTTGTTCTCCTTCTGGACCACCACGCTGGTCTACATCCTGCTGGGGTCGGCCCTCCTCCTCAGTTTAGGCCTGTTTCTTTGCTTCCGCGTTGCTATCcccgacgacgacgacgactaA